The DNA region ttAACATGAAGTTAATTTCCCGAAAccaccttttttaatttttagagggCTAAAAAGGCCactttttgagcttttttttgttgacggagagatgaatttaaaaaaaatattatgaatttctGGTAAGAAtcagtatttatttattttgttagttTGTAAAACGTTGTAACAACCATCAGTAAATCTGatacttatttgattttttatccaaAACAAACAGACTTTCCATTGTTTCCATTTAAAGagctctggagtttttttttttttttttgaaatggtccaattaaccaaattttcagtttttgcttttcgggtgttttttaatacccctgactcaagacggtttaaaaaaaaacccaaaaagcaaaaactggaaatttgttttaatggaccttttcaaaaaaaactccagagctTTAAAAGGGAGCGAGTCAATGTCCGTGTTACGCTCCTCacaatttctttttaatttcttaggCTAAAATTTCCAGCGAGACTTCCATTGTTGAGATGGACAACCCTGTTGACAcaatcagtgaaaaaaaaactgaaaatttggttaattggaccatttcaaaaaaaaaaaaaactccagagctCTTTAAATGGAAACAATGGAAAGTCTGTTTGTTTcggataaaaaatcaaataagtatCAGATTTACTGATGGTTGTTACAACGTTTTACAaactaacaaaataaataaatactgaTTCTTACCagaaattcataatattttttttaaattcatctctccgtcaacaaaaaaaagctcaaaaagtGGCCTTTTTAGCCCTCTAAAAATCAGCTCTGACAGCTTCAGGGAGTTCGACCGATTAGGTCAACTTGATTAGTTGACCTAATCGGTCGAACTCCCTGAAGCTGTCAGAGCTGCCGAATAACAACAACACTGATTatcaacattacacactgttcagttcacttttacacactggtatgggatttttcagttcaagtatgattacatgaaagtgtgtaatcatacttgaactgaaaaattccatacaagtgtgtaaaagtgaactgaaaaaagtgtaatgctgtttACCAGTGAACGTTTTACGCGGTGTTTAGAGAAACTCGGAAACTCCGCGTTTTTTCCGGGATAAATTCGGCTAAACCTGCCACTCTGCTCAATATCTGCGAAACAAAACATTATTACATATTTAACTACTGATGGCATGGCCAGCCTTGCACGGATGGGCCTTAAAGGGTTTTGTTTAAGGTGTGGTCACACTTTCCAAACAACTTTCTTTAAGGTTATGTTCCatcgaatcaaaacaaaaacacttaTCATCACCAGTGAACGATTCAAAAGTATCCGGACGTAAAACTAGTTTGTCccgcaaaaatgttcaaattcacAAAGGAAATCCCCCTGTCCGGTTACACACTGGTCCTGCCGAGCGTTAGCGTCGGGAACGTGGCCCAGCTGGCGGTTGATCTGCTCATCGAGACCCTCAAGCTGGAAAAGGTTGGCCTGTTGTGGCACCCGGCACTGATTCCGATCGTGGGCCCACCGGCATACGACCACGACCAGGACAAGCTGACCACAACCGCAGAACTGTACGCCTGCACGGAACGCCGGCTGCTGGTTCTTCAGATCCGGGCTCCTTTGGTTGGTGCGCTGCAAGCGGAATTCCTCGACCGGTTGACGGATTTCGTGCGGGATCAAAGTCTCGCGGATGTCATCGTGTTGGCCAGCAGCTTCGCCCACGAGAACCACCGGGTTGGGGCACGGCCGTACAAGTACTTGACCAACGAAAAGTTTGGCACGAGTCACGGTGAGACGTTGGAGCGGTTGAAGTGGGACCCGCTGGACGGAACCGTTATCCACGGTGGAGGTTACGCCGCGAAGCTGTTGGAAGTTTGCACCGCCAAGGAGTTGGCATGCTTTACGCTGTTCAACTACGTGTCCGAGGGGGACAACACGCCGGATGCGGTGCAGCTGGTTTCGCTGCTGGACCAGCTGAAGCAGCCGCTTTTGCCACGGGAAGAGGACGGGATCAAGATTAAGCTGGCGATTCCGAGCTCGTGGAAGCATCTGTTTGGCAATGCGGCACCGGTTAATGTATATTGAGTGAGGTTGTGGGAATAAAGGACGTTCGGGTTGAAATTttaacgagttttttttattgtcattgGAAACTCCCCAAATTTTAAATAGTTCTTTAGATGAGAAACCGaagaatacactcaaaccccgatggtttgacaccaactgttgtcaaacgaacggggtcacgttttagtttgacaccccttttacacggagttcacacacactaccaaacttttgttttgatagtgtgcgtgagcgccgtgtaaaaagtgacagttcgtcactttttagtttgactttgaccaaccaacggggtacaaactaaaaaagtgtcaaacgaaaaagtgaccaaccaccgggggttgagtgtaaatcGAATTCGCAgggtttcctaaaaaaaattcaattttagtcAGATTTTATTTTGACTCATTTCATGATCCAAAAACACACTGTGCGTTCACATTGAAGAAGTGTGCTTACGCCTGAACCTTTTCCCCTCTCCAAACTGTCATCCTGACAAACAGAAATGTCAACGTAAATGTTTGCAAACAACCAGTAAATCAACAACTCGAAACGATTTCCACCAAAATTTTGCCGGTTTAAACccaaagaaattaaattttaacaaacaaaTTGTGATTAAAACTCAACCACCATGGTGGACGTGAAAAAGTTCAGCGAAATCGACTTATACGGTCTGCTCGGCGCAGAGATCAGCGCCACCGAAGCGGAAATCCGCAAGGCGTACCGCAAAAAGGCCCTCCAATGCCATCCAGATAAAAACCCGGACAACCCCAAAGCCGCCGAACTTTTCCAGGAGCTCTCCAAAGCTTTGGAGATCCTATTGGACGCTTCCGCACGATCTGCGTACGACAAGCTGCTAAACGCCAAGAAGGCGGCCCAACTGAGGACACAACAGCTGGACAGCAAGCGGCAAAAGCTTAAGAATGACCTGGAAGAGCGGGAACGACGCGCGAGGGAGGCAGGTTCCGGGAAGGCATACAAGGTCAACAAGACGCCGGAAGAGCTCTTTCAGGAGGAGTTTGAACGGTTACGGAAGGAGGGCTCCAAGCTGATCGAGGAGGAGCAGGAACTGATGCGGCAGCAGCTGAGAGAGGAGCGGGATGAAATGCAAAAGGGAGGTGGTGGCAAGCCGAGCTGGGATTCGAGCCAGCACCGGATTAAGATCAAGTGGAAGGTTGAGAAGGGCGATGAGGCGAACAACGGGGGTTATTCGCAGGTATGTGTTCATAgatatttaacataattttcaatacaagGGTTCATTTAATCACGGTATGGATAAAATTTGTCAccttgaagaaaaataaaaaaattaagagtttAAAAGTTCAGTCATTCAACAATTcataaaacacaaatttaaaacattttaaataatctaaaaaacacattaattgtattttatttttttcacatatttttgtattttttgaaatttttaaggacattgaaaatttaacagttaacgtattaattttaataaaatgctttttttcaatttttagatatttttgttttttatttcattttaatttttttggtttttttatttttttatttcgtgattttttttaaaagatttttcgatacatatttaaattttatacttttttgaatttcaatctctttatgacttttttgtttcaattggtTTGTTTTcgatctgggtgctgaaaagacagaatgcgtaacgtgattgcCGAATGATCCCCACTGCTTCCCAccaatacaactgcactacagctgtaaacataaacagagTAAAGGCTaagttcaagctcaagcgttaCATATTtattgctgctgaagtgactcgttttgaatcattttggatcagttgattttaaagttttcgctAAAAAAATAAGTGCTTTGTGCTTCTTTGGTTcatagactaaacgatgggcgacCAAAAGAGTcctttgttttccacgtgacgaaCAAGTGCGtcagaattttggatttttttgaatcagaagagcaaccgaatggaagtttCGAGATTTATATCTTagaagcgcagtgataatatcgggctaagtttattcaatattatttgtcTGGTGCCATTCATTATTATcaataattcgtcgctaacatttcaaaaatcgtCATAGACATACACTCAAActcagaagtatccctcaaaagggtactttcaatccttaaaaaggatactttctatccttatttaaagttcacccggcgtcacccttttaaaatggtatgtcaaattcagtacattttcgatacccttttaaagggtgacgacggatgaacttgaaaaaaggatactttttacttcGAGTGtaggttttgcgtgagacatagcgctcATTTAAATGTAAGCGACAAATTGTGCCAATCTcgattttaaccctctacttaaaatttgttgatttgttatcCTCAAAGGTCGACGCCCTCGACTgttttattcctgacaaaataaattatagattgattacaatacttgtcacttcttgtatcatttttcaaacagtaaattggttccgctttgacagttctaaatttaGGCCGATTTGCAGACCACTTTTCTGCACCCAGTTTtcgattttctattttttttaattctgaacttttttatttttttcacatttttaagtgtttttttttatttttttttgtttttttaatgtttttaaaattttgatatttttttagttttttaatttagtttttttttggtttttgaatttagatttttaaaaattttacattttttatgattttttttaaaccttaaattTTAGCTAAGTTTTCATAAAGGCTATGTTTATGACACTTTTTGAAATGTCGGCGacgaatttttggaattttaatattttatctgtattctttttttgaattttgtttttttttcaatgtattaatttttcatttttttattttttttacctttttttccttttctacAAAAGAAAGGCTGAGGGTTTGCTTttagaaaaacgcttttctcaaaaatctttaaaaaaaatcgtgcacggcggggaatcgtcccagaaaaaaaatccaatgacTAGTTTGAAGGTTTGGATGCGcactttcgattgaattttggcccgaaacctgaaatacttgtgcgatgtctgtatccgcttttttccaaaatttatttccagagatatagccatattagagttttacgttttattttttaatattttaacttttttggttttatacagaatcgtatactgaacatcaaattcgaagtcccggctcgttctcgctcgaaagatcgacaagtcgccaagtcgaaaCATAAACtccagcacatttacgcttgcgcgttttacgctacgcgtgaaagtgttctttctggcttctcataatagatcgacaatgTGCAATATCAATACATacacatcaaatttttttttgctgaaaatcaGTAAAGTATGACTGAATTTTCaatctactgaaatttcagtaaacgatgattcagtaatttagattttactgaattctcagttaactgatgtttgtcactttgacagatgattaactgaaatttcagtaaaatggttgtcaaaacaactgaaatttcagcaaaagaaaagtcagattattttactgaaaattcagtaatttttttgTAGCAGTTTGAGagatcatttgctgaagattcagcaatcattgctggtatttcagttatcaaaatttgattttgactgttataaattcatttatttcatcaatcgtccaaacctgaaaaacaggtggttagcatcgaggcatttgttatttacatttttcttacCTTTGCCGgggccgtggtgtaggggtaagcgtgattgcctctcacccagtcggcctgggttcgatcccagaaggtcccggtggcaaatttcgagacgagatttgtctgatcacgccttccgtcggacgggaagtaaatgttggccccgtactaacctaaaaaaggttaggtcgttagctcagtccaggtgtaggagtcgtctccctgggtcctgtcctggtggagtcgctggtaggcagttggactaacaatccaaaggtcgtcagttcgaatcccggggtggatggaagctaaggtgtaaaaagaggtttgcaattgcctcaacaatcaagccttcggacacctagtttcgagtaggaatctcgcaatcgagaacgccaaggcaatgctgtagagcgaataatttgatttttttttacctttgtttctaaagatcacaatatacaaaattaaaacaaaaaaacaacactttTGAAAGAGGATTTTCTCTCGGCAACATCAAAACAATAAGTCAGAACTCAGaagtgacatttcagtttgacagatatgcagttaccgatttttcagtaatgtttttgttttttaccgaatttcagcaaatgtgatgattactgaatcgcattcagttatttattttactgaaatggcaacccaaaatttgctgtgtatttttttagttaatcatagactaacattaaagactgagtacccttgattttattttttaatattttttttttttaattaaatataattattttgcgacccataatgtacctctgaaataaaaaaaagtggcattagaggtttagcctaaaaagatCCGAAactttaggtcaaattctcactgggtggtatcattatgtttctgaaaatttaattgcaccaatatatttgtcggagtttcatcattttgtaagaaaggctctatttcacctctggtgatataaaatcgggtttttatttttttgtttctttattttttaaatccaaaaatttttattattcggttttcttttatttttgaatcgtcacctttaaattttttaaaaattcagattttatttattttttttaattttaaaacatatttatgtttttgaatgtATCTTTTTATATGCTTTGCATTATTTCTATTTATTTAAtctttagatttttgttttaattttatatttaataacataaaaaaaccaAGTCATCAAAAATTTTACTAATTACAGAATGTTTTGTCACAGATTTTTCGGTAATAAGGcattctaggcccagtgaaaaaaatataatttaactcaaaaatgatgaacttctcgtcacagtgtcctgatgcaaacaataatcgagctcgagctgtcgcagccctgcgaagtatgttggctgacatatcgggcggtcagttaaaaaaaccagctagaagtcgcctgacaaaaaacttttgctagaaagagataggaaacctgatgcaaacaatcgtctagctgtaatgtaaacatactttgaatgtattggtaaatttctgactagaaagccttatgtagtaaatttcaaagtataaacgctataaaaaaaagaaaacacacaaacacacatttctggagttttttttttttaaataagtccaataaaccaaattttcagtttttgctttttgggtgtttttaacacACCTGACTCATGGCGGTTTctaaaacacctaaaaagcaataactggaaatttgttttattggaccttttcaaaaaaaaaaggttggttcatttttcgagtgatataataagcctttcctcagtaacgtgaggaaggcaaaaaattactaaataccgtttacattgaaaaaagctaaaattgtaataattttcGATGTgagtttgcaaaattttgaatacgttttgaattcataaaaaaaattaaataaaaatactcaaattttcacaagtttccgatttttttttgataaaacgctgaaatgtttataaatggcaatcaaacaaagtgaaattgtgcttaatttttatttttacttaataatagtttttttttgcaaaatactcagattttcagaaaatgttatattagTAAAGTAccgaaattattttaaattttaatatttttgaaaaaatacgtttttatttatatttttcattataCAAGCATTATACAAGAAGTTAAAAAATCACTCTGTTCGAAAACCATGTTGTAAATTATGTACTTTCTAgtattttcgatgaaaaaaacacgatattttgtgaaattttgagtattttataataaaaaaaaactctataagggaaaatgcatacaaaattttgcttcgattcATACGGAAAAacggaacggaatcgacgtaacaccttataatgtggccctcttaaaccttgcggtttcgtcaacggatccacagttgtgtatcgttctttttgcgacaagactccgcctcccgggtctcctaagtgtgaaggtatggcacggggagagggcaccgaatacctatatttttacacttagaattttttgcgtccgcctcgggattcgaaccagcgacctctggattgtgattccagcgc from Culex quinquefasciatus strain JHB chromosome 3, VPISU_Cqui_1.0_pri_paternal, whole genome shotgun sequence includes:
- the LOC6040297 gene encoding dnaJ homolog subfamily C member 17, encoding MVDVKKFSEIDLYGLLGAEISATEAEIRKAYRKKALQCHPDKNPDNPKAAELFQELSKALEILLDASARSAYDKLLNAKKAAQLRTQQLDSKRQKLKNDLEERERRAREAGSGKAYKVNKTPEELFQEEFERLRKEGSKLIEEEQELMRQQLREERDEMQKGGGGKPSWDSSQHRIKIKWKVEKGDEANNGGYSQEVLQKFLSKYGDINVLVMSPKKSGSALVEFRTQEAAEMAVSYEQGRLDNPCKLEWIGEAPKGAKKAGSTSGSTITDRDYESLVLRQLRQAEERKRLIEQMMRDEAAEEGE
- the LOC6040299 gene encoding proteasome assembly chaperone 2; translated protein: MFKFTKEIPLSGYTLVLPSVSVGNVAQLAVDLLIETLKLEKVGLLWHPALIPIVGPPAYDHDQDKLTTTAELYACTERRLLVLQIRAPLVGALQAEFLDRLTDFVRDQSLADVIVLASSFAHENHRVGARPYKYLTNEKFGTSHGETLERLKWDPLDGTVIHGGGYAAKLLEVCTAKELACFTLFNYVSEGDNTPDAVQLVSLLDQLKQPLLPREEDGIKIKLAIPSSWKHLFGNAAPVNVY